One stretch of Dyella jiangningensis DNA includes these proteins:
- the mlaE gene encoding lipid asymmetry maintenance ABC transporter permease subunit MlaE, whose protein sequence is MSLTLNRENIVVRSLEQIGNCGLFLLRLVAAIPQSLRHYRETIRQLWFVGAMSLIIIMVCGLFVGMVLGLQLYDVLSIFGGTSATGTVVAIAIYRELGPVVTALLFAGRAGTSVTAEIGLMRATDQIAAMEMMAVDPIAYVVVPRFLAGMIAMPLLTCVFCAMGIFGGHLVGVTWLGIDNGTFWSNMTATVEVGKDVINGVLWKSLVFGIVVSLIAVFQGYTTPPTSEGVAYATTRTVVASSIAILALDFVLTAFLM, encoded by the coding sequence ATGAGCCTGACCCTGAACCGCGAAAACATCGTGGTGCGCTCGCTGGAGCAGATCGGCAACTGCGGCCTGTTCCTGCTGCGCCTAGTGGCGGCCATTCCGCAGAGCCTGCGCCACTACCGCGAGACGATCCGCCAGCTGTGGTTCGTCGGCGCGATGAGCCTGATCATCATCATGGTCTGCGGCCTGTTCGTGGGCATGGTGCTGGGCTTGCAGCTGTATGACGTGCTGTCGATCTTCGGCGGCACCTCGGCCACCGGCACGGTGGTCGCCATTGCGATCTACCGCGAGCTGGGGCCAGTGGTTACGGCGCTGTTGTTCGCCGGCCGCGCGGGCACCTCGGTGACCGCCGAGATCGGCCTGATGCGCGCCACCGACCAGATCGCCGCGATGGAGATGATGGCGGTCGACCCCATCGCCTACGTCGTGGTGCCGCGTTTCCTCGCCGGCATGATCGCCATGCCGCTGCTGACCTGCGTGTTCTGCGCGATGGGCATCTTCGGCGGCCATCTGGTGGGCGTCACCTGGCTGGGCATCGACAACGGCACCTTCTGGTCGAACATGACCGCCACCGTCGAGGTGGGCAAGGACGTGATCAATGGCGTGCTGTGGAAGAGCCTGGTGTTCGGCATCGTGGTCTCGCTGATCGCCGTGTTCCAGGGCTACACCACGCCGCCCACCAGCGAGGGCGTGGCCTATGCCACCACCCGTACCGTGGTCGCCTCGTCGATCGCCATCCTGGCGCTCGACTTCGTGCTCACCGCTTTCCTGATGTGA
- a CDS encoding MlaA family lipoprotein produces the protein MPSALLPILKRSLPLVAITLLAGCTIAKPRTDDPYEKFNRDMYAFNDSMDKAIIRPVAVGYRKVTNPPVRRAVSDFFTNIRMPITVANDLLQARPMQAAQSTGRFLVNLTLGIGGFFDPASQLGIPLQDTDFGITLARWGVPEGGYLVLPFVGPTTARDVWRLPVDSYFFDPLSYYSRNHDFEYGQEYLPELFYLVTLRSRGIDAESFLQSAYDPYVFMRDAYRQQRLYELYDGNPPAEIIEQMQGLKDKNFDPDELLEEQHSWENKQPEQGKQPIKN, from the coding sequence ATGCCGTCCGCCCTCCTCCCAATCCTCAAGCGCAGCCTTCCCTTGGTTGCGATCACCCTGCTGGCGGGCTGCACCATCGCCAAGCCGCGTACCGACGATCCCTACGAGAAATTCAACCGGGACATGTACGCGTTCAACGACTCGATGGACAAGGCGATCATCCGGCCGGTCGCGGTGGGTTACCGCAAGGTGACCAATCCGCCGGTGCGCCGTGCCGTGAGCGACTTCTTCACCAATATCCGCATGCCGATCACGGTCGCCAACGACCTGCTGCAGGCGCGCCCGATGCAGGCGGCGCAGAGCACGGGCCGCTTCCTGGTCAACCTGACCCTGGGCATCGGCGGCTTCTTCGACCCGGCCAGCCAGCTGGGCATCCCGCTGCAGGATACGGATTTCGGCATCACCCTGGCGCGCTGGGGCGTGCCGGAAGGCGGCTACCTGGTGCTGCCGTTCGTCGGCCCGACCACGGCCCGCGACGTGTGGCGCCTGCCGGTGGACAGCTACTTCTTCGACCCGCTGAGCTATTACTCGCGCAACCACGACTTCGAGTACGGCCAGGAGTACCTGCCTGAGCTGTTCTACCTGGTGACGCTGCGCTCGCGCGGCATCGATGCGGAGAGCTTCCTGCAGTCGGCCTACGACCCGTACGTGTTCATGCGCGACGCCTACCGCCAGCAGCGCCTGTATGAGCTGTACGACGGCAACCCGCCGGCCGAGATCATCGAGCAGATGCAGGGCCTGAAGGACAAGAACTTCGATCCCGACGAACTGCTGGAAGAGCAGCATTCCTGGGAGAACAAGCAGCCGGAACAGGGAAAACAGCCGATCAAGAACTGA
- the gmk gene encoding guanylate kinase has product MNTATPSAECTLFVVAAPSGAGKSTLVNALLEREPAISLSISHTTRPPRPGEQYGRHYFFVEREEFEREIAEGIFLEHAEVHGNLYGTSRTTVDTLLAQGRDVLLEIDWQGARQIRKTKPDCVSVFILPPSRTELERRLRGRGSDSPEVIARRLHNSREEIAHAHEFDYIIVNDNFDVALSDLQAIVHAVRQRSELQWRRHEALIAELLA; this is encoded by the coding sequence ATGAATACCGCCACGCCAAGCGCCGAGTGCACCTTGTTCGTGGTGGCCGCGCCCTCGGGCGCGGGCAAGTCCACCCTGGTCAATGCGCTGCTGGAGCGCGAACCGGCCATCTCGCTGTCGATCTCGCACACCACGCGTCCGCCACGTCCTGGCGAGCAGTACGGCCGTCACTATTTCTTCGTGGAGCGCGAAGAATTCGAGCGCGAGATCGCCGAAGGCATCTTCCTCGAGCATGCCGAAGTGCACGGCAACCTGTACGGCACCTCGCGCACCACGGTGGACACGCTGCTGGCGCAGGGGCGCGACGTGCTGCTGGAAATCGACTGGCAGGGCGCCCGGCAGATCCGCAAGACCAAGCCCGATTGCGTGAGCGTGTTCATCCTGCCGCCGTCGCGCACGGAGCTGGAGCGCCGCCTGCGTGGCCGCGGCTCGGACAGTCCCGAGGTCATTGCCCGTCGCCTGCACAATTCGCGCGAGGAAATCGCGCATGCGCACGAGTTCGACTACATCATCGTCAACGACAACTTCGACGTGGCGCTGAGCGACCTGCAGGCCATCGTGCATGCCGTGCGCCAGCGCAGCGAGCTGCAGTGGCGGCGGCATGAAGCGTTGATTGCCGAGCTGCTGGCCTGA
- a CDS encoding MlaC/ttg2D family ABC transporter substrate-binding protein, producing MLRSLALATAIAFGGAIAAPAFAQNAPATAGAQQQPEQVVQVIADQLASAIEGHQQQLKNDQEKLIAVIDDVFLPHFDIDYASILVLGQHAREATPEQRARFAKAFYNSITHRYAEGLLNYTRGRVKVLPFSGDLNDKRTVVRTQVVLDDGKTVGVDYAFRKSRDGSWKAYDVIIEGISYVTNYRNQVDAEIRKVGIDQLTTNLETQGSKALETMEKDTKGKS from the coding sequence ATGTTGCGTAGCCTGGCCCTTGCCACCGCCATCGCTTTCGGCGGCGCGATCGCCGCCCCGGCGTTCGCCCAGAACGCCCCTGCCACGGCCGGCGCCCAGCAGCAGCCCGAGCAGGTGGTGCAGGTCATCGCCGACCAGCTCGCCAGTGCCATCGAAGGGCACCAGCAGCAGCTGAAGAACGATCAGGAAAAGCTGATCGCCGTGATCGACGATGTGTTCCTGCCGCACTTCGACATCGACTACGCGTCGATTCTGGTGCTGGGCCAGCACGCCCGCGAGGCCACGCCCGAGCAGCGCGCGCGCTTCGCCAAGGCGTTCTACAACTCCATCACCCATCGCTACGCGGAAGGCCTGCTCAACTACACCCGCGGCCGCGTGAAGGTGCTGCCGTTCTCCGGCGACCTCAACGACAAGCGCACCGTGGTGCGCACGCAGGTGGTGCTGGACGACGGCAAGACCGTCGGCGTGGACTACGCCTTCCGCAAGTCGCGTGACGGCAGCTGGAAGGCCTACGACGTGATCATCGAAGGCATTTCCTACGTCACCAACTACCGCAACCAGGTGGACGCGGAAATCCGCAAGGTCGGCATCGACCAGCTGACCACCAACCTGGAAACCCAGGGCTCCAAGGCGCTGGAAACCATGGAAAAGGACACCAAGGGCAAGTCATGA
- the rdgB gene encoding RdgB/HAM1 family non-canonical purine NTP pyrophosphatase: protein MSPIVLASSNPGKLAEFNDLLADSGLHVMPQSAYGVSDAEETGLTFVENALLKARHAARISGQPALADDSGLCVEHLRGAPGLYSARYSGTHGDNKANNAKLLHEMKDVPTGQRGAFFICVLVLLRHADDPAPLIAEGRWHGRVLTEERGAHGFGYDPLFLPDGEAVSAAELPPGMKNRISHRGRALAELRQRLAAPHV from the coding sequence ATGTCTCCCATCGTTCTCGCCAGCAGCAACCCCGGCAAGCTCGCCGAATTCAACGACCTGCTCGCCGACAGTGGGCTCCATGTCATGCCGCAGTCGGCTTATGGCGTGAGCGACGCCGAGGAGACGGGCCTTACCTTCGTGGAGAACGCGCTGCTCAAGGCGCGCCACGCGGCACGCATCAGTGGGCAGCCGGCGCTCGCCGATGACTCCGGCCTGTGCGTGGAACACCTGCGCGGTGCGCCGGGACTCTATTCGGCCCGCTACAGCGGCACGCATGGCGACAACAAGGCGAACAACGCCAAGCTGCTGCATGAGATGAAGGACGTGCCCACCGGGCAACGCGGCGCCTTCTTCATCTGCGTGCTGGTGCTGCTGCGGCACGCCGACGACCCGGCGCCGCTGATCGCCGAAGGCCGCTGGCATGGTCGCGTATTGACCGAGGAGCGCGGCGCGCACGGCTTCGGCTATGACCCGCTGTTCCTGCCCGATGGCGAGGCGGTGAGTGCGGCCGAACTGCCGCCCGGCATGAAGAACCGCATCAGCCACCGTGGCCGCGCCTTGGCCGAGCTTCGCCAGCGCCTGGCTGCACCACACGTCTGA
- the mlaD gene encoding outer membrane lipid asymmetry maintenance protein MlaD, translating into MSQRPSYAVGTGLFIVLGFATLGYLATQTTSVVNTSRGPTYTVEAHFANIGQLKARAPVKVAGVRVGQVQSINLDPGKETADVKLAIDQRYDKIPEDTVATIFTSGLLGDQYVGLQYGNSKKALADGGTLSLTRPAQQLEEMLGKFFGAGGAADNLSGSYTVKARFTNIGALSVGAPVKMAGVAIGSVKAVQADPVKLDAEVSLSIDKKYSQIPDDSAAAVFTSGLIGTQYVAIQPGGSPDMLKDGDELVLTQSALQIEDLIGKFLVSGSPSDKKPADGDSKH; encoded by the coding sequence GTGAGCCAGAGACCCTCCTACGCCGTCGGCACCGGCCTGTTCATCGTGCTTGGCTTCGCTACGCTCGGTTATCTCGCGACCCAGACCACCTCGGTGGTCAATACCAGCCGCGGGCCGACGTACACCGTCGAGGCGCACTTCGCCAACATCGGCCAGCTCAAGGCGCGTGCGCCGGTGAAGGTCGCGGGCGTGCGTGTGGGCCAGGTGCAGTCGATCAATCTGGATCCGGGCAAGGAAACGGCCGACGTGAAACTGGCCATCGACCAGCGCTACGACAAGATCCCCGAAGACACCGTCGCCACCATCTTCACCAGTGGTTTGCTCGGCGACCAGTACGTGGGACTGCAATATGGCAACTCGAAGAAGGCCCTGGCCGACGGCGGCACCCTGTCGCTGACCCGCCCGGCGCAGCAGCTGGAAGAGATGCTGGGCAAGTTCTTCGGCGCCGGTGGCGCCGCGGACAACCTGTCCGGCAGCTATACGGTCAAGGCGCGCTTCACCAATATCGGCGCGCTGTCGGTCGGCGCGCCGGTGAAGATGGCCGGCGTGGCCATCGGCAGCGTCAAGGCGGTGCAGGCCGACCCGGTCAAGCTGGATGCCGAGGTGAGCCTGTCCATCGACAAGAAGTACAGCCAGATCCCCGACGATTCGGCCGCCGCGGTGTTCACCAGTGGTTTGATCGGCACACAGTACGTTGCGATCCAGCCCGGCGGTTCGCCGGACATGTTGAAGGACGGTGACGAGCTCGTGCTCACCCAGTCGGCGCTGCAGATCGAAGATCTCATCGGCAAGTTCCTGGTCAGCGGTTCGCCCAGCGACAAGAAGCCTGCCGACGGCGACAGCAAGCATTGA
- a CDS encoding ABC transporter ATP-binding protein — MTDSVSAKPDDSALVRVRGLTTVLNGKKVFDALDLDIPRGKITAIMGPSGTGKTTLLKHITGQMHGDAGEVWVDGHSVSKLSREKLFELRERIGYLFQNSALLTDFDVFENVAFPLRQHTGLPEVLIRNIVLTKLQAVGLRGAAGLMPSELSGGMARRVALARAIVFDPMLILYDEPFVGLDPIALNQVLKLIRTLNETLGITSVLVAHELEAIKQVADHIYLIANGKVVAQGDPKTIAHDGSPWTRQFFGGEADGPVPFQYPADDYASSLGFPRRGA; from the coding sequence ATGACCGACTCCGTTAGTGCCAAGCCCGACGACAGCGCCCTGGTGCGCGTCCGTGGCCTGACCACGGTGCTCAATGGCAAGAAGGTGTTCGACGCGCTGGACCTGGATATCCCGCGCGGGAAGATCACCGCGATCATGGGGCCCAGCGGTACCGGCAAGACCACCCTGCTCAAGCACATCACCGGCCAGATGCACGGCGATGCGGGCGAGGTATGGGTGGATGGCCACAGCGTGTCGAAGCTCTCACGCGAGAAGCTGTTCGAGCTGCGTGAGCGCATCGGCTACCTGTTCCAGAATTCCGCGCTGCTCACCGATTTCGACGTGTTCGAGAACGTGGCGTTCCCGCTGCGCCAGCACACCGGACTGCCGGAAGTGCTGATCCGCAATATCGTGCTGACCAAGCTGCAGGCCGTGGGCCTGCGTGGCGCGGCCGGCCTGATGCCGTCGGAGCTCTCGGGCGGCATGGCGCGCCGCGTCGCGCTGGCCCGCGCCATCGTGTTCGACCCGATGCTGATCCTCTACGACGAGCCTTTCGTCGGCCTCGATCCCATCGCCCTGAACCAGGTGCTGAAGCTGATCCGCACGCTCAACGAGACGCTGGGCATCACCAGCGTGCTGGTGGCGCACGAGCTGGAGGCGATCAAGCAGGTGGCCGACCACATCTATCTCATCGCCAACGGCAAGGTCGTGGCCCAGGGCGATCCGAAGACCATCGCCCATGACGGCTCACCGTGGACACGGCAGTTCTTCGGCGGCGAGGCCGACGGCCCGGTGCCGTTCCAGTATCCCGCCGACGACTACGCGAGCTCGCTCGGTTTCCCACGGAGGGGCGCATGA
- a CDS encoding YicC/YloC family endoribonuclease: MIRSMTAYASAEATGPAGNLSCELRTVNHRYLELSPRLPDDLRMFEPALRERIAARLSRGKVDITVRLRGEARSESLQVNAGTLARLSELAMDLEARFPRMNIEFTELLRFPGVLQQSEVDQDVLQAALLDVLERALDALTATREREGAKLADLLKDRLDAIERIVADVRSFMPQIREGLRTRLESRLADIKQPADPGRLEQELVLQITRSDVDEELDRLTAHIAETRRVLGTKEAVGRRLDFLMQEFNREANTLGSKAVDVRSTNAAVELKVLIEQMREQVQNIE; encoded by the coding sequence ATGATCCGCAGCATGACGGCTTATGCCTCCGCCGAGGCGACCGGCCCCGCCGGCAACCTCAGCTGCGAGCTGCGCACGGTCAACCACCGTTACCTCGAGCTCAGCCCGCGCCTGCCGGATGACCTGCGCATGTTCGAGCCGGCCCTGCGCGAACGCATCGCGGCGCGGCTTTCGCGCGGCAAGGTGGACATCACCGTGCGCCTGCGGGGCGAAGCGCGCAGCGAATCGCTGCAGGTCAACGCAGGGACGCTGGCGCGGCTGTCCGAGCTGGCGATGGATCTGGAAGCCCGCTTCCCGCGCATGAACATCGAGTTCACCGAACTGCTGCGCTTCCCCGGCGTGCTGCAGCAGTCCGAGGTGGACCAGGACGTACTGCAGGCCGCCTTGCTCGATGTGCTGGAGCGCGCGCTCGATGCGCTTACCGCCACCCGCGAGCGCGAGGGCGCCAAGCTGGCCGACTTGCTTAAGGACCGTCTCGACGCGATCGAACGCATCGTGGCCGACGTACGCAGTTTCATGCCGCAGATTCGCGAGGGCCTGCGCACGCGCCTGGAATCGCGCCTGGCCGATATCAAGCAGCCCGCCGATCCGGGCCGCCTGGAGCAGGAGCTGGTACTGCAGATCACGCGCAGCGACGTGGATGAGGAGCTCGACCGGCTCACCGCGCATATCGCCGAAACCCGCCGCGTGCTCGGCACCAAGGAAGCCGTGGGCCGTCGCCTGGATTTCCTCATGCAGGAATTCAATCGCGAAGCCAACACGCTGGGCTCCAAGGCCGTGGACGTGCGCAGTACCAATGCGGCCGTGGAGCTGAAGGTGCTGATCGAGCAGATGCGCGAACAGGTGCAGAACATCGAATGA
- the hemW gene encoding radical SAM family heme chaperone HemW, protein MPLIAPPLSLYVHMPWCVKKCPYCDFNSHGVKGEPPPYAEYVDVLLADLDADLRDFGSAALGRPVHSIFFGGGTPSLFAPELIDRFLDGVRERLPLVDAAEITLETNPGTVEHGRFDGYLAAGVNRLSFGIQSFDDDKLRRLGRIHSASEAEAAVKSAQDAGYANINLDLMYALPQQTLDGAQADVTRAIALQPTHVSHYQLTLEPNTAFAANPPPLPDDDHSWAMQEACEAQLAAAGYGQYEISAYAQADRRCVHNLNYWRFGDYLGIGAGAHGKLTRTENGTVHRRWKTRHPKAYLAAGGHAGRIGGDGPVAVDELPFEYMLNALRLIDGVPLADFAERTGVPMERIAPALASARERGWLVEGTARLQTTALGQRFLNDVISTFLD, encoded by the coding sequence ATGCCGCTGATCGCACCACCGCTGTCGCTGTACGTCCACATGCCGTGGTGCGTGAAGAAATGCCCCTACTGCGACTTCAACTCGCACGGCGTGAAAGGCGAGCCGCCGCCGTATGCCGAATACGTCGACGTGCTGCTTGCCGACCTCGATGCCGATCTCCGCGATTTCGGCAGCGCCGCGCTCGGCCGCCCGGTGCACAGCATCTTCTTCGGGGGCGGTACGCCCAGCCTGTTCGCGCCGGAGCTGATCGACCGCTTTCTCGATGGCGTGCGGGAGCGCCTGCCGCTGGTCGACGCCGCCGAGATCACGCTGGAGACCAACCCGGGTACGGTCGAACACGGCCGTTTCGACGGCTATCTGGCAGCAGGCGTGAATCGCCTGTCGTTCGGCATCCAGAGTTTCGACGACGACAAGCTGCGTCGCCTGGGCCGTATCCATTCGGCCAGCGAGGCCGAGGCGGCGGTGAAGTCGGCGCAGGACGCGGGCTACGCCAACATCAACCTCGACCTGATGTACGCGCTGCCACAACAGACGCTCGATGGCGCACAGGCAGACGTGACGCGTGCCATCGCGCTGCAACCGACGCACGTCTCGCACTACCAGCTCACGCTGGAACCCAACACGGCATTCGCGGCGAACCCGCCGCCGCTGCCCGATGACGATCATTCGTGGGCGATGCAGGAGGCCTGCGAAGCGCAGCTCGCTGCCGCCGGCTACGGGCAGTACGAAATCTCCGCCTATGCCCAGGCGGATCGTCGTTGCGTGCACAACCTCAACTACTGGCGCTTCGGGGATTACCTCGGCATTGGCGCCGGCGCCCACGGCAAGCTGACCCGCACGGAAAACGGCACGGTCCACCGCCGCTGGAAGACGCGGCATCCCAAGGCGTACCTGGCCGCTGGCGGCCATGCCGGACGTATCGGTGGCGATGGCCCGGTGGCGGTCGACGAGTTGCCGTTCGAATACATGCTCAATGCGCTGCGGCTGATCGACGGCGTACCGCTCGCCGATTTTGCCGAGCGCACCGGTGTGCCGATGGAGCGCATCGCGCCCGCACTCGCATCGGCACGCGAGCGCGGCTGGCTGGTCGAAGGCACCGCGCGGCTGCAGACCACGGCGCTCGGCCAGCGCTTCCTCAACGACGTGATTTCGACCTTCCTTGACTGA
- the rpoZ gene encoding DNA-directed RNA polymerase subunit omega, translating to MARITVEDCLQVVDNRFELVLMATKRARQLSKGAEPAVNPDHDKPTVLALREIADRRIDQATIDEIDKAERERAEREALEWAAAEVDDDLSKGGDD from the coding sequence ATGGCCCGCATTACCGTCGAAGACTGCCTGCAGGTGGTCGACAACCGCTTCGAACTGGTGTTGATGGCGACCAAGCGCGCCCGCCAGCTCTCCAAGGGTGCCGAGCCGGCAGTCAATCCCGATCACGACAAGCCGACCGTGCTCGCCCTGCGCGAAATCGCCGACCGCCGCATCGACCAGGCCACCATCGACGAGATCGACAAGGCCGAGCGCGAACGCGCCGAGCGCGAAGCCCTGGAATGGGCAGCCGCCGAAGTGGACGACGACCTCTCCAAGGGCGGAGACGACTGA
- a CDS encoding STAS domain-containing protein yields the protein MSDAAAPMQVDDITPDTVRVSGVLIFANAAKALDVMAAAVAREGRRVLDLSGVTRSDSAGLACVLAVLSEAAERGRPLTVRNMPEGMHLLASVCEVEGLMA from the coding sequence ATGAGCGACGCCGCCGCGCCCATGCAGGTCGACGACATCACACCCGACACCGTACGCGTGTCGGGCGTGCTCATCTTCGCCAACGCCGCGAAGGCACTGGACGTGATGGCAGCCGCCGTGGCGCGCGAGGGTCGCCGGGTGCTCGATCTGTCGGGCGTCACCCGCAGCGACAGCGCCGGCTTGGCCTGCGTGCTGGCGGTGCTGTCGGAAGCCGCCGAGCGGGGCCGTCCGCTGACCGTGCGCAACATGCCCGAAGGCATGCACCTGCTCGCCAGCGTGTGTGAAGTGGAAGGCCTGATGGCCTGA
- the rph gene encoding ribonuclease PH: MSSPSRPSGRASDQLRTVTIERHYTRHAEGSVLVCFGDTKVLCTASIEDRVPPWLRGKGEGWITAEYGMLPRATNTRMQREAARGGQGGRTMEIQRLIGRSLRACVDRQALGERVITLDCDVIQADGGTRTAAITGAYVALVDAVNVLMKRENLRRNPVVGAVAAISVGIYQGVPVLDLDYAEDANCDTDMNVVMNDGGGFIEVQGTAEGHAFRREEMDAMLALAEKGIGELVIAQRTALEMA; encoded by the coding sequence ATGAGCTCCCCCAGCCGCCCCAGTGGCCGCGCCAGCGACCAGCTGCGCACCGTCACCATCGAACGTCATTACACCCGCCACGCCGAAGGCTCGGTGCTGGTCTGCTTCGGCGATACCAAGGTGCTGTGCACGGCCAGCATCGAAGACCGCGTGCCGCCGTGGCTGCGTGGCAAGGGCGAAGGCTGGATCACCGCCGAGTACGGCATGCTGCCGCGCGCCACCAATACCCGCATGCAGCGCGAAGCCGCGCGCGGCGGCCAGGGCGGGCGCACCATGGAAATCCAGCGCCTCATCGGCCGCAGCCTGCGCGCCTGCGTGGACCGCCAGGCCCTGGGCGAACGCGTCATCACGCTCGATTGCGACGTGATCCAGGCCGATGGCGGCACCCGCACCGCCGCCATCACCGGCGCCTACGTGGCGCTGGTGGATGCGGTGAACGTGCTGATGAAGCGCGAGAACCTTCGCCGCAACCCGGTGGTCGGCGCCGTGGCGGCCATTTCGGTGGGCATCTACCAGGGCGTGCCGGTGCTCGACCTGGACTACGCCGAAGACGCCAACTGCGACACCGACATGAACGTGGTGATGAACGACGGTGGCGGCTTCATCGAGGTCCAGGGCACGGCCGAAGGCCATGCGTTCCGCCGCGAGGAAATGGACGCCATGCTCGCCCTCGCCGAAAAGGGCATCGGCGAACTCGTCATCGCGCAGCGCACCGCGCTGGAAATGGCCTGA